One stretch of Arachis duranensis cultivar V14167 chromosome 1, aradu.V14167.gnm2.J7QH, whole genome shotgun sequence DNA includes these proteins:
- the LOC107491528 gene encoding uncharacterized protein LOC107491528 yields MPLYAKFLKELMTKKKSWKNNETVVLTEECSAIIQHKLPQKLKNLGSFQIPCIIGEITVKKALCDLGASINIMSLEMMRKMRIEEAKPTRMALQLADRSFKFPHRIVEDLLVKVEDFIFPEDFVVLDMEEGAKASIILGRPFLITAGAIIDVQKGELTLRLHEEKMIFDVFKAMSYPQDSLGECMRLDSVEAIVQDTFEEEELEGLTEEEKSASSEEAATTEVPVQGTLEEKNDKKEAPKLELKALPSTLKYAYLGENESYPVIINSALSQEQEEELLQVLQKHKDAIGWTLTNLKGINSAICMHKILLEDDAKPSIQPQRRLNPVMKEVVQKEVMKLRQGGGDLPNFG; encoded by the coding sequence ATGCcgctctatgccaagttcttgaaggagttgATGACTAAGAAGAAAAGCTGGAAGAACAACGAGACTGTGGTACtaactgaagaatgtagtgccatcattcaaCACAAATTACCCCAGAAATTGAAGAATCTTGGGAGCTTTCAGATTCCTTGTATCATAGGGGAAATCACAGTGAAAAAGGCtttatgtgatttaggagctagcataaataTAATGTCCTTAGaaatgatgagaaaaatgagGATTGAGGAGGCcaagccaacaagaatggccctgCAACTAGCAGACCGATCATTCAAGTTCCCTCACAGAATAGTAGAAGACTTGTTGGTGAAGGTAGAAGACTTTATATTCCCAGAAGACTTTGTAGTGTTGGATATGGAGGAAGGAGCCAAGGCCTCTATCATcctgggaaggccattcttaaTCACTGCcggagccatcattgatgtccaaaagggtgaacttACCCTTAGACTACATGAGGAGAAAATGATATTCGATGTGTTcaaggccatgagttacccacaAGACTCATTGGGAGAATGTATGAGGTTGGATTCAGTAGAAGCTATAGTGCAAGATACTTTTGAAGAGGAAGAACTTGAGGGGTtgacagaagaagaaaaatcagCATCAAGCGAAGAGGCTGCAACAACTGAGGTTCCTGTTCAGGGCACACTAGAGGAGAAGAATGATAAGAAAGAAGCACCTAAACTTGAACTAAAGGCACTACCGTCCACTCTCAAATATGCATATTTAGGAGAAAATGAAAGTTATCCAGTGATCATAAACTCAGCCCTCAGCCAAGAACAAGAGGAGGAATTACTCCAAGTATTGCAAAAGCATAAagatgccattggatggaccCTCACTAACTTGAAGGGAATCAATTcggccatatgcatgcataagatactgTTGGAAGATGATGCCAAACCTTCCATTCAACCCCAAAGGAGGCTGAATCCAGTCATGAAAGAAGTGGTACAGAAGGAAGTTATGAAGCTGCGGCAGGGAGGGGGTGATCTACCCAATTTTGGATAG